A single genomic interval of Antechinus flavipes isolate AdamAnt ecotype Samford, QLD, Australia chromosome 1, AdamAnt_v2, whole genome shotgun sequence harbors:
- the AQP4 gene encoding aquaporin-4 isoform X1 produces the protein MSDRTASRRWGKCGPLCKRESIMVAFKGVWTQPFWKAVAAEFLAMLIFVLLSLGSTINWGGTEKPLPVDMVLISLCFGLSIATMVQCFGHISGGHINPAVTVAMVCTRKISLAKSVFYIAAQCLGAIIGAGILYLVTPPSVVGGLGVTTVHGNLTAGHGLLVELIITFQLVFTIFASCDSKRTDVTGSIALAIGFSVAIGHLFAINYTGASMNPARSFGPAVIMGNWENHWIYWVGPIIGAVLAGGLYEYVFCPDVELKRRFREAFGKTSQQTKGTYMEVDDNRSQVETDDLILKPGLVHTIDIERGDEKKGKDPSSEVLSSV, from the exons ATGAGTGACAGAACAGCATCAAGGCGTTGGGG taAGTGTGGACCTCTGTGTAAACGTGAGAGCATCATGGTGGCATTCAAAGGAGTTTGGACTCAGCCTTTCTGGAAAGCTGTGGCCGCTGAGTTTTTGGCAATGCTTATTTTTGTTCTCCTCAGCTTGGGTTCCACCATCAACTGGGGTGGAACAGAGAAGCCTTTACCAGTAGACATGGTCCTTATTTCCCTCTGTTTTGGACTCAGCATTGCAACCATGGTCCAGTGCTTTGGACATATTAGTGGAGGCCATATCAATCCCGCTGTGACTGTGGCCATGGTCTGCACGAGGAAGATCAGCCTTGCTAAATCTGTCTTCTACATTGCTGCTCAGTGCCTAGGTGCTATCATCGGGGCAGGGATCCTCTACCTTGTCACACCTCCCAGTGTGGTGGGAGGCTTGGGAGTTACTACG gtGCATGGAAATCTTACAGCTGGTCATGGGCTCCTAGTGGAGTTGATAATCACATTTCAGTTGGTGTTTACTATCTTTGCCAGCTGTGATTCAAAACGAACTGATGTCACTGGTTCAATAGCTTTAGCAATTGGATTTTCTGTTGCAATTGGACATTTATTTGCT ATCAATTATACTGGTGCCAGCATGAACCCTGCCCGATCTTTTGGACCTGCTGTTATCATGGGAAACTGGGAAAACCACTGG ATTTACTGGGTAGGACCAATCATTGGAGCTGTCCTTGCTGGTGGCCTTTACGAGTATGTCTTTTGTCCTGATGTAGAACTTAAACGCCGTTTTAGAGAGGCCTTCGGTAAGACTTCTCAGCAAACTAAAGGGACCTACATGGAGGTGGATGACAACAGAAGTCAGGTAGAAACCGATGATTTGATCCTGAAACCTGGATTAGTACACACAATTGACATTGAAAGGGGGGacgaaaagaagggaaaagatccATCCAGTGAAGTGTTGTCTTCAGTATGA
- the AQP4 gene encoding aquaporin-4 isoform X2, translated as MVAFKGVWTQPFWKAVAAEFLAMLIFVLLSLGSTINWGGTEKPLPVDMVLISLCFGLSIATMVQCFGHISGGHINPAVTVAMVCTRKISLAKSVFYIAAQCLGAIIGAGILYLVTPPSVVGGLGVTTVHGNLTAGHGLLVELIITFQLVFTIFASCDSKRTDVTGSIALAIGFSVAIGHLFAINYTGASMNPARSFGPAVIMGNWENHWIYWVGPIIGAVLAGGLYEYVFCPDVELKRRFREAFGKTSQQTKGTYMEVDDNRSQVETDDLILKPGLVHTIDIERGDEKKGKDPSSEVLSSV; from the exons ATGGTGGCATTCAAAGGAGTTTGGACTCAGCCTTTCTGGAAAGCTGTGGCCGCTGAGTTTTTGGCAATGCTTATTTTTGTTCTCCTCAGCTTGGGTTCCACCATCAACTGGGGTGGAACAGAGAAGCCTTTACCAGTAGACATGGTCCTTATTTCCCTCTGTTTTGGACTCAGCATTGCAACCATGGTCCAGTGCTTTGGACATATTAGTGGAGGCCATATCAATCCCGCTGTGACTGTGGCCATGGTCTGCACGAGGAAGATCAGCCTTGCTAAATCTGTCTTCTACATTGCTGCTCAGTGCCTAGGTGCTATCATCGGGGCAGGGATCCTCTACCTTGTCACACCTCCCAGTGTGGTGGGAGGCTTGGGAGTTACTACG gtGCATGGAAATCTTACAGCTGGTCATGGGCTCCTAGTGGAGTTGATAATCACATTTCAGTTGGTGTTTACTATCTTTGCCAGCTGTGATTCAAAACGAACTGATGTCACTGGTTCAATAGCTTTAGCAATTGGATTTTCTGTTGCAATTGGACATTTATTTGCT ATCAATTATACTGGTGCCAGCATGAACCCTGCCCGATCTTTTGGACCTGCTGTTATCATGGGAAACTGGGAAAACCACTGG ATTTACTGGGTAGGACCAATCATTGGAGCTGTCCTTGCTGGTGGCCTTTACGAGTATGTCTTTTGTCCTGATGTAGAACTTAAACGCCGTTTTAGAGAGGCCTTCGGTAAGACTTCTCAGCAAACTAAAGGGACCTACATGGAGGTGGATGACAACAGAAGTCAGGTAGAAACCGATGATTTGATCCTGAAACCTGGATTAGTACACACAATTGACATTGAAAGGGGGGacgaaaagaagggaaaagatccATCCAGTGAAGTGTTGTCTTCAGTATGA